In a genomic window of Colias croceus chromosome 20, ilColCroc2.1:
- the LOC123700664 gene encoding zinc finger MYM-type protein 3, whose product MDEKEEVVENSTEVENDTSTKPEEEKKEDDNVKNDNDVEKTELKEEPPNTVDETGDTKISSDEQSDLTNHTDQTSVEENSQNDKQDDEGPSPAPSDDINTASEESEKVDEVLNDENEKDNKSIGDIEQSKNESDNDSKAETLKEESTPDVGLQGTQGGTSQDSEDTLKETPTESSQEEASEAKNETDVDNNGDTDKVQKPEFETAPNVSVEDSQEDHTQALDPFDALLKDTTDAQAETSTQMADASTNIDDDDDHNVDSVDHHVDSVDNVDGEDDQHPDESVSELTEEPGADEEVCLLPDTERELSEEDKAEAEKVLAEKRKQAEEAASIAANPKLETETQDSQTETAEDATNANSQADGVEASVHEEGNEDGNENENENGGDKENDQEEPAEAEGHGPISIRETVPIKTQCELCKISQTCNFFFCTDSDERKYFCGEFCVNSFQAEHPDQYVLIKNKYVIDEINPRDCMCSECEETKTCYFFYNYEGEDTYYCSLRCLHSMMADEVEKYTFKRRRITVDNETPPTSECYCCKETKKCNYHAKKYGEDIYICDQPCLKSLNLQENGRYLVSKKRASRHIRSNPISVKTQLLRLQVISNATDKYLDEAYKIQAKTPAMVAAAREERERSFLRICSQCSLIINKDEKMLTWETMDFCNEVCLGRYQNKIGSKCANCKNVVLHTSLGKYCVRFGYDIRQFCNSGCLEEFKKGLKICCYCQKDISGGHEGFLAPVGDKGQFKDFCTQSCMEKFDQMSKNPVPQPVWAKCAVCSLEKSTSIEVEVSEDVCQRLCSDPCFAAFKFVNNIFPDQCRWCKKYFERKSNNSFTIYDGSSPHPFCSKSCMNIYISNSRHIVPCNWCKVKKYNFDMIQKMQPNGQAVMMCSLNCFNLYQVSINAVSSRRTKCDMCKRTALAQYHLTMSDATVRNFCTYQCVMSFQGQYSKHALPVGMGEQAADTTKAVPTGVPRRTYANKNAAKNQNRASTGMPVISNVQSLATPPVLAPTRGKSKRQVQPAPEPEPPQAPKTPPPPPKPPTPPPPPPPKIYNHVIVKTLPPHEVANKSTMAKPMMVSKGVSCRPHPCTKECQTDPSLERKVLIPVPVPIYVPVPCAMWSLPFPIPVPIPLPIPTPVFIPTTRNSAKGIMKEINKIHDKMPTDPFEAELLMMAEMVAGDKKKDQSDSDTEDENEEFSPVTGMDGNNAFGEDMLQMALKMATEYEDQPVDLESAMTANTITPSSHPGMPGLEGEGMHHHHMMVLEQQRAVAALRAGQAAGGAAGRKRAPPAPPAAPRPRASKRRRDPAPPPQPEPPREPAEKPDANMCLKYTFGVNAWKQWVMTKNAEIEKSSIRRKPFKSEILQLTADELNYSLCLFVKEVRKPNGSEYAPDTIYYLVLGIQQYLFENGRIDNIFTDPYYEKFTDCLDEVARKFSVLYNDSQYIVTRVEEEHLWESKQLGAHSPHVLLSTLMFFNTKHFNLVTVEEHMQLSFSHIMKHWKRNPNQPGQAKIPGARNVLLRFYPPQSALEANSRKKKVYEQQENEENPLRCPVKLYEFYISKCPESVRTRNDVFYLQPERSCVPDSPVWYSTQPLSRHALAKMLHRVKMVKEINIALLTS is encoded by the exons atggacGAAAAGGAAGAAGTTGTTGAAAATTCCACAGAGGTGGAAAACGATACCTCTACAAAACCCGAAGAAGAGAAAAAGGAAGAtgataatgttaaaaatgataatgatGTAGAAAAAACTGAGCTGAAGGAAGAACCACCAAATACTGTTGACGAAACTGGTGATACAAAAATAAGCAGTGATGAGCAAAGTGATTTAACTAATCACACAGATCAAACAAGTGTAGAAGAAAATAGCCAAAATGATAAGCAAGATGATGAAGGACCTTCACCTGCACCATCAGATGATATAAATACAGCTAGTGAAGAAAGTGAAAAGGTTGATGAAGTGTTAAatgatgaaaatgaaaaagataataaaagcATTGGAGATATTGAACAGAGTAAGAATGAAAGTGATAATGATAGTAAAG CGGAAACATTAAAAGAAGAATCAACACCAGACGTAGGTTTACAAGGTACACAAGGGGGTACTAGCCAAGATTCTGAGGACACATTAAAAGAAACGCCCACGGAATCCAGTCAGGAAGAGGCTAGTGAAGCTAAAAATGAAACAGACGTAGACAATAATGGAGACACAGATAAAGTACAAAAACCTGAGTTTGAAACAGCTCCCAATGTATCGGTAGAGGATTCTCAAGAAGATCATACACAG GCATTAGATCCATTTGACGCTTTACTGAAAGACACCACAGATGCTCAAGCAGAGACAAGCACACAGATGGCTGACGCTTCAACAAATATAGACGATGATGATGACCACAATGTAGATAGTGTTGATCATCATGTGGACAGTGTGGACAATGTGGATGGTGAAGATGATCAACATCcag atgAAAGTGTATCAGAGTTGACAGAGGAACCAGGGGCAGATGAGGAAGTGTGCCTCCTTCCCGACACGGAGAGGGAATTGTCGGAAGAAGATAAGGCTGAAGCGGAAAAGGTTTTAGCTGAAAAACGGAAACAAGCAGAGG AAGCAGCATCAATAGCAGCGAATCCGAAACTCGAAACGGAGACACAAGACTCACAAACAGAGACAGCAGAAGATGCGACTAACGCTAATAGTCAAGCAGATGGTGTAGAAGCATCTGTGCATGAAGAGGGCAATGAGGATGGTAATGAAAATGAGAACGAAAATGGTGGAG ATAAGGAAAATGACCAAGAGGAACCAGCGGAAGCCGAAGGGCATGGCCCAATATCAATAAGAGAAACTGTCCCCATAAAAACACAATGTGAACTTTGTAAAATTTCACAAACATGCAATTTTTTCTTCTGCACAGACTCAGATGAACGAAAATACTTTTGTGGTGAATTCTGTGTCAATTCCTTCCAAGCTGAACATCCCGATcagtatgtattaattaaaaacaaatatgtgATTGACGAAATAAACCCTAGAGATTGTATGTGCTCGGAATGTGAAGAAACGAAAACATGTTATTTCTTCTACAACTATGAAGGCGAAGATACTTATTATTGTTCCCTAAGATGCTTGCACAGCATGATGGCTGATGAAGTAGAAAAGTACACCTTTAAACGACGCAGGATTACAGTGGACAATGAAACACCCCCAACTAGTGAATGTTATTGTTGTAAAGAaactaaaaaatgtaattaccATGCTAAAAAGTATGGAGaagatatatatatttgtgatCAGCCATGTTTAAAATCACTCAATTTGCAAGAGAATGGAAGGTATTTAGTGTCAAAGAAACGGGCGTCACGCCATATACGAAGTAATCCCATTTCTGTTAAAACACAACTTTTAAGGTTACAAGTTATCAGTAATGCAACTGATAAGTATTTGGACGAAGCATACAAAATCCAAGCAAAAACGCCGGCCATGGTTGCAGCGGCGAGGGAGGAACGAGAACGATCGTTTTTAAGAATATGTAGCCAATGTTCTTTGATCATTAACAAGGATGAAAAAATGTTGACATGGGAGACTATGGACTTTTGTAACGAAGTGTGTTTGGGGCGGTATCAGAATAAAATTGGTTCTAAATGTGCGAATTGTAAGAATGTAGTGTTACATACGAGTTTAGGGAAGTATTGTGTGCGTTTCGGTTATGATATACGGCAGTTTTGTAATTCTGGATGCTTGGAAGAATTCAAGAAGGGGTTGAAGATATGTTGTTACTGTCAGAAGGACATTTCTGGTGGTCATGAGGGCTTCCTCGCTCCGGTGGGCGATAAAGGGCAGTTCAAAGATTTCTGTACGCAGAGCTGTATGGAGAAGTTTGACCAGATGAGCAAGAATCCGGTGCCGCAGCCAGTCTGGGCAAAGTGCGCAGTGTGCTCATTGGAAAAGTCTACATCAATAGAGGTGGAAGTCAGCGAAGATGTGTGTCAGAGGTTATGTTCTGACCCATGTTTTGCGGCTTTCAAATTTGTCAACAATATATTTCCAG aTCAATGCCGCTGGTGTAAAAAGTACTTTGAAAGAAAAAGCAACAACAGTTTCACAATATATGACGGATCTTCCCCTCACCCCTTCTGTTCTAAGTCCTGTATGAACATTTATATAAGCAATTCAAGGCATATAGTACCTTGTAATTGGTGTAAAGtgaagaaatataatttcGATATGATACAAAAGATGCAACCCAACGGACAAGCAGTTATGATGTGCTCGTTGaactgttttaatttatatcaagttTCTATTAACGCTGTATCCTCGAgaag aaCGAAATGTGATATGTGTAAACGGACTGCATTGGCGCAATACCATTTGACAATGTCAGATGCTACAGTTAGGAACTTTTGTACATACCAGTGTGTTATGAGTTTTcag GGCCAATACTCGAAGCATGCGTTGCCTGTGGGCATGGGCGAACAAGCAGCCGATACAACTAAGGCAGTACCCACTGGAGTGCCGAGGCGAACGTACGCTAATAAAAATG CTGCAAAGAACCAAAACCGCGCGAGCACGGGCATGCCTGTCATATCGAATGTGCAATCTCTAGCCACGCCTCCTGTGCTCGCACCGACGAGAGGCAAATCCAAACGCCAAGTGCAACCAGCTCCCGAACCAGAACCCCCACAAGCACCCAAAACACCCCCTCCCCCTCCCAAACCACCTACCCCTCCACCACCTCCACCCCCCAAAATATATAACCATGTTATAGTCAAAACATTACCCCCTCACGAAGTAGCGAATAAATCAACTATGGCTAAACCAATGATGGTATCAAAAGGAGTATCTTGCCGGCCTCACCCGTGTACTAAAGAATGCCAAACCGACCCGAGTTTAGAAAGAAAGGTCTTAATACCGGTCCCTGTACCGATATACGTACCAGTACCGTGTGCTATGTGGTCGCTACCGTTCCCCATACCCGTACCTATACCGCTGCCTATACCGACTCCAGTTTTCATACCGACAACGAGGAATTCAGCGAAGGGGATAATGAAGGAAATTAACAAGATACACGATAAGATGCCGACCGATCCGTTTGAAGCAGAATTGCTTATGATGGCGGAAATGGTGGCTGGTGATAAAAAGAAAGATCAGAGCGATTCGGATACTGAGGATGAGAATG AGGAATTCAGTCCGGTTACTGGCATGGACGGCAACAACGCGTTCGGCGAAGATATGTTACAAATGGCGTTGAAAATGGCCACGGAATATGAAGACCAGCCGGTCGATCTAGAATCCGCTATGACGGCCAACACTATCACGCCCAGCTCGCATCCAGGCATGCCAG GTCTAGAAGGCGAAGGCATGCACCACCACCACATGATGGTGCTAGAGCAGCAGCGCGCGGTGGCTGCACTGCGCGCGGGGCAGGCTGCCGGTGGTGCGGCGGGCCGCAAGCGCGCAccgcccgcgccgcccgccgcgccgcgcccGCGCGCCAGCAAGCGGCGCCGCGaccccgcgccgccgccgcaGCCGGAGCCGCCGCGCGAGCCCGCCGAGAAGCCCGACGCGAACATGTGCCTCAAG TACACATTCGGCGTAAACGCATGGAAGCAGTGGGTTATGACGAAGAACGCGGAAATAGAAAAGAGTTCCATACGACGGAAGCCCTTCAAGTCTGAGATCTTACAGTTAACAGCTGATGAGCTGAATTATTCGCTATGCCTGTTCGTCAAGGAGGTGCGGAAGCCGAACGGCAGTGAATACGCGCCGgacactatttattatttggttTTAG GTATACAGCAATATTTGTTTGAAAACGGTAGAATAGACAATATATTCACGGATCCATATTACGAGAAATTCACGGACTGTTTGGACGAGGTGGCGAGGAAGTTCTCTGTGTTATATAATGACTCGC AATACATAGTAACGCGAGTGGAAGAGGAACACCTATGGGAGAGTAAGCAGCTCGGCGCGCATTCGCCACACGTTCTTCTATCTACCCTCATGTTCTTCAATACGAagcattttaatttagtt ACGGTAGAAGAGCACATGCAACTATCCTTCTCGCACATTATGAAGCATTGGAAGCGGAATCCGAACCAGCCGGGGCAGGCAAAGATACCCGGCGCTAGGAATGTGCTGTTGCGGTTTTATCCGCCGCAATCCGctttag AAGCGAATTCGAGAAAGAAGAAAGTGTATGAACAACAGGAGAACGAAGAAAATCCACTGAGGTGTCCCGTAAAGTTGTATGAATTTTATATCTCTAAATG tCCGGAATCTGTGCGCACACGCAACGACGTGTTCTACCTGCAACCGGAGCGGTCGTGCGTGCCCGACTCCCCCGTGTGGTACTCCACGCAGCCGCTCAGCAGACACGCGCTCGCCAAGATGCTGCACCGCGTCAAGATGGTCAAGGAGATCAATATTGCGCTGCTCACCAGCTAA